AGGCCCTTCCTCATcaatcaccacctcccagcacaAACACTCCCTTTGACTAGCTACCTTCCCTACCTCTCTCTTCTGAGGTCCTTTCTCATTATTACTGAGAGCTGGAACAAAACCCAGGACAATCATTTCACACTGTGGCCAGGAATGGTGCAGTCCTTGCTCTCAATAGTGATGTCCTAGCTCTGGCCTTACTTCTTGCTATCTCTGAATGAAAAGAGGTGTTTCCTTGCCTTGGGAACTTCAGCATGTAAGACATGGAGCTCAGGCTCTTCTGAAAACAGCCACAGTAACAGATTCTGGTGTGTGGTTGAAGTAGCCCAGCATTTCAGTATTTTGCAGCAAGTCACTAGGAGCCATTACTGACAAGGGTCTGCATTCTCCTTGATGACTGATTTCACCATGGTCTTTTGAGtgatttttaaaagctgtgtTGAGTATTAGGAtgcataaaaacacacacatgaagcTCAGACTATAGTTTTGGGAAGATttgttctctctaccatgtgggtgccaggcaAGAAACTCAGGTGTGTAGAtttggtagcaagtacctttacctgctgagccatctcagcagacAATTACCTCAATCGTGGTTTTATGAGGTGTGCATGAGAATTGATGTTCTCTGACTATATCTCTGTGCTTTACTGGTAAATGTAGATTCGATGCCCCACCCATACAATGACTAACTGCCTTAGTAAAAGTCTCTCTTCAGCAATGATGTCCATAGAGGAAGCTGTGAAGGTTGGTGTTTGGATGGATGTTCCACCTCAATTCCTGGCaacctggcatccctatacccaaagagtctgtaATGTTCTAGTAGAAGAACCATCTCAATTCCTCTCTCCTATCTATTTCCCCAAACCTGCCCTTCAAAGCCttccaaacacagctcctccctaCACCTGCCCCTTCAGAGCCCatcaaacacagctcctcccccagagaggcccAAGACCACTCCAACAGGGTATAtaaactgcatcccagaaaacagacccatggttcttctggtctctcttcccagtctcctctctgaggggctTGAAAATCAGCCAGGaacgctttacccattaaactgagGCTTTTccaattcagtctgatttggctTAATTTGGATATAATTTGCTGCATCAGCAGAGAGGCCTACAGGTTGCAAAGACTTATCAGTTGGAGGTAGGAGGTTGGATTCTGGGGTCTGGAGGACTTGAAGCCTCTGCAGAACCTCCGCTTTGGTTGTAAGCtacacgctttttttttttttttttttgagctgaggattgaacccagggccttgcgcttgctaagcaagtgctctaccactgacctaaatccccatcCCATAAACTACACTCTTGATGTAATAGTGTTCTTAACTTTTCCTTTAGCCTCTAGAGctaggattgaacctaggacaaTGTGCATGCTCAATAACTGCTagaccactgagttacatcccaggTCTGGAACTCCTTCCATCTTTCATCGTTCACAACAATTACAGGAGAGTCTGGATGAAAAGAGTCAGCTGTCAATTTGTCCACCTCAAGACTGTTCCCTGTATTGGCTGACAGAATCCTCTCAAGACTGGGAAtgtagctaggcagtggtggcacaggtctttactcttaccatttgggaggcagaggcaggtggatctctgaatttgaggccagcctggtctacatagggagttcatcCAAGatagccaggattgttacacagaaaaccctgtcttaggaagatggcaaacaaaaaaatccacctGGGATGTTTAGCTATCTGGGAGACCAAAGAGGGGCAAAGTTCACACTGGGCACTAAGGACAATTTACCCTTCAAAGACTTGACAGGAAACTACTATCTACCTACACAAATGCTAATAGAAGAAGCCACATTAATCTACCAATATGGTGTCATTTAACAAACCAGCAAAACACAATGCTGAGGACCCACAGTTGAGTAAGGAATAGCTGGCCCCAGGCTGCTTCCAGATACAGAGAAGATGGTCAAAAAGATACACTCAATATAGTAATAAATTGGCAATATGGCCTAAACAATGTCATGCCTTATTTCAAGTATGTCTATAGAAGACACTTTCTGTCTGAGGGTCAGCTCAGAAAGAGGTGATCTATGACAGACAGTAACCAAAGCATCTATCAGGCTTTTCTAACTGCTGAGATTGTAAAAGTAACAGTTTATCAGCACCTATCTGGGGACCCACAGGATTGTTTCCTTCACACTTGAACTCTCTGACTCATCCTAAGTCTGATGTTTGATCTGCTCCCAGAAGCTCTACAATTATAAAACAGTCACCTGTAAGAAACCCTTCTTCAATACACTCTGAGATCTGCCAAGGGCAACTTCAACTGTCCCTCTCCTGCTCCAAGCTTGCATGTATATGCTCTCAACCAGAAGCATGTGTCCTCTGCTGTAGGCTCCATGTGCTGTGCCTGCTCTGGAGCTTCCTCCCAACACTTCCTAGCTGGAGATTTTTCTTGTATCAAGGATTCCTTACCATGAACCCAGGACCTAGGAGGGTCACCTCAACTCTGCATTTCATCAGATGTGCCTAATCTACATTGTTATCCTAGATGAGAGGTGATAGATCTGCTACAACCCAGACTATAAGTAACACTGGAGCATGAtcctgaacccacagagatcagtAAGGACACCAGAGCCCTACATAAGTGCCAGTCTGCCTCAGACAATTAGCATGCCTACCTTATGTACCCATCCCTGCACATCTCCAGAGACTTCTTTCTTTGTTCGGAGATGATCCAGTTCAACCTATACAGCACATAGGGCTGGAAAGTCAAAAGCCAAATgaaggagctagagagagagctcaaagGTTAAAAACATTTGGTGCTCTctcacatggtgtctcacaaccagcTACAatgggatctgttgccctcttctgtcctcttcaggAACTGCAGTCATGTCTAGCACAGATAGTTGTACAATAGGAAAAACatgcattcacataaaataaaaataaatctaaatagaaaaaaaagtatacCAATTGCATGGCCAAGGCCAAAACCATCTACAAAAAGCTATTTCCCAAAGTGACATGGAAGGTCCTTatctctgttgtgtggttatcaATGATGCTgtattgaaaagaaaaggaaaaaaaaggaggcagatagctctgggtttcctcatttcttttagactctcttaatgaatgtttttatttcctgagAGTCTGTAGAGCAGTAAAGGTGCATTTCTCAATAGTTCAGTCCTTATGACCTATTCATGAAAGTGTGTCTATAGAGTACCATATTTTAGGGACAGCTACATACATGACAGCAAGAATACAGTATGGATACTGATTCCATCATAAAGTGTGTATGCAGGGAGAAAACCTGGCAATCCACACCCAAGACAGCAATCCCTTCTGTCACACTGGTGGGTAGGAGGTAATTATACAGTGCAGGCTGCCTAGAACTTGCAGAGGTCCATAGCTAAGAGCAAGTATTAGGGTTACAGGAGTATGAcagcacacacaacaaaacaaactgatCCACGTGTGAagagtttgaaattattttttattttaatcataaagaatatatttttaaaggggtCTTTCAATGGGGAATCAACTGTAGACTTATCaaattttgaaaaacaataacaagtacaaataacaacaaaataacaaatccATAACCAAAACAATTAAGATAAAGAACCTAAaccaaaaatcaaacacaaaattAAGCCATGCAGAATTCTCTCACTGCAGACTGAGCAGCACAGATCTGGAGCCTGTGCCTGGCCTTGGACAGATGGTAGCAAGGAGGTCAATGATTGGAACAGCCTTTTCAAGATGGGCATAGCCATGCCTCTTTGGGACTTTATAAGTCAGTGTTCACCAAGTTCAAGGATAAAAACGTTGCAGGCTTTGGCTCAAACAATGTTGAATTCACTTGAGTCATCGTCAATAAAGGATCCTTGATGGTCCATCAGGATGAACACTGATTTATTCTCCCAGAATCCTCCTGGGTGTCTAGGAGCTCTGGATATGCATCAGCACTTCTTCAAAGCCCTCTCCCGTTCATCCTTAGCAAGAGTGGAATCCCAAACACCTCCATGTGCAAACACACCTTAAAGGTCTACCTGGGCCAAGACTTTTCCTCAGCTGCAATTTTTCCATCCCAAAGAGATAAATCTTCTGAAAGCTCATCTTCCTAATAATGTGCACCAATACTTTTGCACCATACAGATTCTGAGTCTCCCTGGTGTTTTTTCCTGAACCACACagcttttttaattgtttttaggCATCCTGCACATAGTCGTGCATGTCTGAATATAGTGTTCCTTCCTCAGCTCTGAACTGCATGCTGATCCTCATGCACTTAATGCTTTGTCCATCCATTCACAAGTCTCTACATTTTGCTTTATACTAACTCCTGTTCCATGTATTAGAAACATACACCTTCAAAGATGGCATCAGGTCCTCTCTTTATGAAACATGCTTGCTTGCACTCCTCTTCCCCAAATTTTATCATTTCCCATCACCTTTACGATTAAGATAAACCCAGTAACCCATTATGATTCTCTCTGCTGGGCATCAGGGCTGCATGGTAAATAAATTGCAGGTCATGAGGATCTGTCTTCATCCAATATTCAGAAAGTTAGAATTGTCCCCAAAACTCAGGCTTATGATAGAATGGTTGTGATATATATAGGTCATCTGGGGTCAAGCCTGGAACTCATCAGCTGCAGGCACAACACTGGCAGCACACTCAGGCTGTGCACACTGCAGGTCATGATGCTGTACTGTCTAGTTGTTCTACTGTCACATGATGCACAGGTGATTCCCATACATCTTTCCTTTATACCCAGAAGATCTCATCCCAAAGCAGGTGCTGGAAGTCCACCTCCCTGAACTGGATATAGGGTGCGATTTGGTCTTTGGAATGGCACATTCTATGCACATGGCATTCAGCTGATGTTCACATGATCCGTAAACTCCTGACACAACTCTTGAGCATCAGAACATTATCTGAGCTTTCCCAACCAAATGACTTCTAGGCCCTTTGGCTTATTCATAGACCACTCTTGGAGACACTGAAGGATGTTTTCTAATGATTACTGCCCTCTGCTGGTGTAATATACACAGACTTGGCTAGCTGATCTGTGAAGTTCTGCAGGAGCATGAACCTGCAATGTGTTGGCCACTATGAGATTGTTTCAGTCAACATGTGCCTGTGTGATTATTCAAGACCCACAAACACATAAGGATCACTGAGTGTCCACAAAGGTCAAAGGTAACTCTGATACCTTCTACAGATCCTTTTCAGCTCTGATCCCTTCAGTCCACATGTAAAACTGAGAATCCCCATTGGTCCTCCTAATGGAGGATCAAATAACTACTACATGGAAAGAAGGACTGTTGTCACATCTGTGGGAACTATCTTCAGCAGTGCTTCTGCATGTCATGGAGTCGGTCTGATTCAGCACTGCACTGGAGAGAGGATCCTATGCTTTGGGTCTGTGCAGATAACAGCATGATATCAATAAAGTCTTCCAAGATGATTTCCTGCCACAAATGGAGTGCTGATGACTCAGTCAGCTTTCGAAAGTCCTTGACCATAAACTGACATAGGAAGTTTTGTATTCCAACATCTCCTCCCTCCATGGTGTTGTATTCCTCACTGTGGCTACTTGCTGGTGGGTGTCAGggttctgagtaattattttgttAGGTTTTCTGTATCTCAGTCTTATttttgatgctttcttttcttcagcagTACTGAGccaaaagacacagggatcagaTAGGGTCTGGATGACCTGGAGGTCAGATGGTTTTTGCCTCATGGTAAGTTCAGAGCTATGATGAGGTTCTTTTTCTGAGGAGGCCTTGATCCTAGGGTGAACGATGCCATGTTTCAAGGTGTCTGCCTTCCTTTGGCTTCTTCAGTTTCTCAAACAGTATTGTCAATAAGGAAAGGGAGTCAAGGTCCAGAAGCAGCCATCCTGGGTCAATGGCTAGGCATAACCAAGGCCTATtcacacacaggaaataaaataatagggAGAAAGTGCATCATAATCCAGAATTTCCTGGAGATTGGGCTCAGAAGGTGGCTCCTGGTTTAACATCTCCTTTTGAAGCAGGATATCATCCTGGGCTGTGGCCTGTTCCAGCTCATGTATCAGTTTCTCTGACCTAGGAGAGAAAGGCAGTTAGGACACAATCCCGGTGGGGACCTGCCATTGTCAGCTTTTAAACTGCTGCCTCCCACCACCTGAATTGTGCTAGGGAGTCAACATGGATCTTTGACTGAAGTCACTGTTTGTACCCCCAAGGAATAAGAGTCACAGGGTAGCTGGCCTAGAACATTCCTCAGTCCTAAATACCTGTTAGAATTTGGCTGAGTAGTGTTTTTTCTGTTCTAATGGAAAGAAAGGGTCTTACTTACAGTCTGGGGACATCATTTTGTGAAAGTAACAATGTACTAATAACATAGTCAACAGCATACCAGTGATACTCATTATTCGTGATGAATTACTAATGAACCACATAATTTTATGGATAGCCATATTGCAGCCTTGCAATCTGGACACTCAAACAAGGTTATGAAGATAGCTCAGGACTCATAGAGAGGAGGCACCTTGAACATGACAAACGGGCAAGCCAGAGTCAGTCAGTAATCCTCGAGAAGCATTTCCTGATATGTGTGCCTGAGAACACTGGCCCTGATGGACTCTGGGATCAAACAGAAACTTGTGATTCCCTTAACCAGAACTAGGAATCTACATCCTGACTCTTTGACAGTCTGTTACAGAACACTTCCGAAAAGTTTCTGATCTTCCCTACAGCTGAGGTCTCTGCCTGGGTTTATTCTGGAAAGTCCTTAACCTATTCCAATCCATAGAACACTTGTCCCAAGAAATAGGAAAATGCTGCACAGAGCAGTATTCAAAGGTAGGAATCTCTTCTCTACAGGGGATGTTCCTAAGTGAAAATGTAATTTCATCAAGGCCTGCTGATGCACAACTTTGAATTCCATtatggggaggcagaagcaggcagatctctgtgagtataaggaaaGCCTGCTCAGGCCATACCAGAGCACTCAGAAGGGAGAAAGGACACAATTCTTTAGACACACTGAGTCTTAAACATATTGATTCCTGGACAGATTGTTTGTTAACTCAACATGAACAATATTCTGAAGTGTTCTTGCCCTGCTTGTAGCTGGGAGCCATGCCATTTGAGCAGGAGCCCACAACAGACAGTGATCCCAGGTACAAGGGACCTACTTGGTTCCACGTGCACCTGTCCAGCCTGGGTTCCTAATTTATTTGGAAGACCTCAAAGTGATGCTGCAGCTTTTCTGCCAAGTCCTTTTCCTGGGTGAtcttctccttctgcttcagcaggACCTGCAAGCTTCCCTCCAATTTTTCAAATTCCTGTTCATTAGACCATTGTGTTCTTAGTGCAGATTTgtatacaggcatgcacacagtgtcCTTCACATGAAGCAAATACAAATGATCAAAATAGCTTACTGGTAGGTGAGGCAAGCCAAAAGAGCTTACACTACAATCATAAAAATTGAACAGAATTCAACATCATGCAAAATGAACAGATGAGTTAGACATTGCACACCAGGTCTTTCAGAAGAGTCCCACAACTCTGCCATCGTTCCTTGACGATTAATACTGCTGTGGAGAGTGTGCTCTGTTTGGCCAGGCTCTGTTGAGATGGCTAGAGAATTTTTCTTCAGAAGCAGCAAAGCACCCACCCTGGTGGCGCTCAGCTTGTCAAAAGCCCCCATCTGTTCAGCCAATCAAATCCAGATTATATTCTCCAGAAAAGCAGAGCTCTCAAGGAACACTCACAGAAAACAGGGCTCATGAGCTGCTATTTGGGCTGATGTAAGTGTGAACCAATAGCCAGTCAAAGGGAAGAGAACACATTGGGATTCATGAAGAAAGGAGAATGCCACATGCCACCCAAATCTATGACTAGGAGTAGGACTCATTTGGCATTTACATGGGATACTCCTCCTTGTAAGCTGCTTCCCACCTGTGATCTCACAGGACCCCTGCCAATCACATGAACCTCAGGACCCACATTTCACTCATTCAAAGCTCTGTGCATTGCTTCCTACCTACCATAATAATATGTAGGTGTGATATGTTATTGACCCATTTCCCTCATTGGACTGCAGTTTCAAGCAGAGCATCAGGGATGGCTTGCCAAAAATTCAGTTTCTCAGAAGAGGCTAACTTTCCAGAAGTACTTGTGCATGGACACCGAAATGAACACCTCAAATGGCATGACATGGGTAGCTGGATGGGAGCATGGCTGAGTAAGGTGATGGGTGAAAGcacagatgggtggatgggtagacaGAGAATCCAATGGGCAAATGGTGCCAGACCTTAGCCTGACCCACCTACCTGCCCTACCTGTTGTTGCTGGGTTTGGAGGTCACTGGTCTCTTCCTCTTGATCCTCACAGATCAATTTAAATGCTTCCAAGTGGTGCTTCAGCAGGACCCAATCTTCTCTCCGATTTTTGTTCTCCAGCCTCAGCATGTCTACGTTCTCCTTCAGTTGAGTATGTTCCATTAGTACCTGGCTGTGCAGACCACTGGAAAGACCCTCTGTATATTAAGGCCCGGCCAGTTTCATTCTGCCACCCCTGCCTCCAGGAACCATCATGACAAAAGGCCCCATGTTCTCAGGGAGACGTAGCCAAGAGCACAAAATACACATGACAGCTACACTCTGAAGGGCAAATAAGAGAgcagctaattaaaaaaaaatcgaAATACTTCAGAAAACCCAAACACCAATATGGTTCTATGTCCTTTCAAAGGAAAGAGGAGTCCCTCTACTGTCCTGGAGATCAGCAAGTAGTGGACAAATACCCTCTGAGAAAGGACAGGAGACTGAAGGGGAGTTTAATCAATCAACAGTTTCCACAGAAACCAGATCTGTAAAGCCTAGGTCTGAGTTCCCAGATGCCCAGGGCTGTCTTACATTCCCCTCATAGTGcaaatcacttttcttttcttttcttttcttttcttttctttcttttaactttccttttcttttcttctttcttccttcctctctttctttcttttttttaattaattttttttccattttacacaccaaccccagttccccctccctccccttctcctgcctcctcacctccctccctctctacccctatccactcctcagagtgggtaaggcctcccatgatcGTCTCGtttaccaagttgaaggagagtctagcccctccccattgtatcaaggctgagcaaggtatcccaccacagggaatgtgCTTCAAAAcaccagttcatgcacctgggataagtcctggtcctgctgccagggaccccacaagcagatcaagccacacatctgtcacccacattcagcaggcctaggtTGGCCCCATGCAGTTTCcagagctgtcagtccagagtcagtgagttccaactagcaGCAGTTAGCTGTCTCTatgtgtttccccatcatgatcttgatgcctcctcctcctcctcctcctcctcctcctcctcctcctcctcttcctccttctccttcttcttcttttttcttcttcttcccttcttcttctactactactactactactattactactactactactactttttttatgtttttggagctgaggatcaaactccgggccttgcacttgctaggcaagcactctaccactgagctaaatccccaaccctgcttgtGATGTgttataatcttgcatctaagctgttaacgcccagtATGctagatacacagacaaggagcatcccttaagcattcaggagggtggaatctcgaaggTAATTGGCAtaaggaggatatcaaggtcaaggacagcaagcaaggcaacagcagTTACGCAAAGCaggagccagggccctacaggtccccccctccttttactaaaaaatgagcttctgattaaggttgcatgggatgtcagcaggtcaccttacccatcatggagacacctgtccaggccacacagatgCCTTAGCTACTACTGTTGCTGGGAtcgccatttcataattggttactacagctagaaCAGTGGAGatcctggcagcaaaagtagctaccacagttaattaatctttcattctattgggcatgacaattttaaataaatagttgTAAACATTTCAATtgactttgaaagttataaatttacaacctcaagttccatttgctcttgggatacaatcttacaaggactccaatttgcagtaaggctcgataaagaagggaatggctcagttgcctttagcctgcCGACTATGGATGGTCTtctctgtgtcgaacacacagattgcaagcccagtgttACTTAGAGacctttggcaacagttaactctgcagctctcacacgattgagcctgtatgatgagtattcagagacatgtaatgcctggggggcactcaccaacctctctttctttttttgtttgtttggtttttgaaacagggtttctctgcttaaCAGTCCTATGtgctctggaactctctctaGACCAGACTAGCCCTAAgatcacagagatttgcctacctctgcctctagagGACTGGAATGGCACCACCACAGCTCAGTTTGCTCTTCTACCTAGAGGCTCCTGAGGCTCCAAGACAATGGTGGGAGGAGTGAATAGTCTCTTTCATACTTAGCAAAACTAAGTGCAAGAGACACAAGTCAAAGAGATGCTTGCTAAGGTGcaaaaaggagagaaccagagcTGTGGACTCTCCAGtacagagacaaagaaaggcagagatgagcaactttggaaataaatatgacattttcttaaaaaatttggaatcaatctcccccaagacctagctataccacacttggggcatattcccaaggaatactcaatcattccacaaggacacatgctcaactatgttcatagcaacattgtttataataacc
The sequence above is drawn from the Onychomys torridus chromosome 18, mOncTor1.1, whole genome shotgun sequence genome and encodes:
- the LOC118569787 gene encoding cytoplasmic polyadenylation element-binding protein-like, whose amino-acid sequence is MEHTQLKENVDMLRLENKNRREDWVLLKHHLEAFKLICEDQEEETSDLQTQQQQVGQEFEKLEGSLQVLLKQKEKITQEKDLAEKLQHHFEVFQMSEKLIHELEQATAQDDILLQKEMLNQEPPSEPNLQEILDYDALSPYYFISCV